CCAGACTGTCGCGATCTTCGGCCTGAATGGCAATGTGCTGCTAGTGAGCAATTCGTTCCCGGCGAAGACTTTCGCCGAGTTCCTGGCGTACGTGAAAGCTCGCCCTGGCCGCGTCAACTACGCTTCTGGCAGCGTCGGCAGTTCCGCTCACCTGGCGGCTGAATTGCTCAAGCAGGACGTGAAGGGCCTCGACTATACGCATGTGCCATATGGCGGTCCGTCCGAAGCCATGAGCGCGCTCATGGGTGGGCACGTCGATTTCCTGTTCGCCAATATTGGCGCAGCGGTCACTCAGATCCAGTCCGGCAAGGTGAGGGCGCTCGCCGTTACTACCGCCAAGCGCGCGCCGCAGCTTCCCGATGTGCCGACCGTGGCGGAGTCTGGCGTGCCAGGGTTTGAAGTCGTGGGCTGGATGGCGGCATTCGTACCAAAGGGCACGCCGGCGCCTACCATCGCGCGCCTGAACCAGGTCATCAATCAGGCACAGAAGAACCCCGATTTGCGCAAGACCCTGGATGCTGCAGCGCTGATCCCCATTGTGGAGAGCCCCGAACAGAGCAGCCGCTTCGTGCGGGAGGAATACGAGAAATGGGGGCGCGTCATCCAAGCCGCCAACATACCGCCGCAGTAGGCGGCGAGCGTCGACTCGGCGCCTTCCCTGCGTGGGGCGAACGGGGGTATCCGTTCAGCCCCCGCAGGAAGGCGCGTTTGGCCGTGGCCTTGTCGCGGCGTTCCAGCAGTCATGTCACCGCGAGGGCAATGCAGATCTGCCACGCACGACGACGATCTTCAGGCTATCGCCCGGTCAACGCGACGCCAGCGGCCTCCAGGCTCACCGGTTCACCCTGCAGGAGCAACCGGTCTGCCTCCGATTCCCCCTTGGACTCCGGCGAACCGAGCGGATCGCGGGGCAGCAGATAGTGCTCGAGGACAGCATGCGCGAGCAGCAGGCGACGCCCGTCCACACCGGGCTGCGTGGCTTCCCAGGCAAGGATGGTTGCTGCCGTCGCGTAGTAGAGCGCGCTTGCTGCGCGGCGGACTTCTGCCTCCAGCGCTGCATCGCCGGCAACGGTTTCGGCCAGCGCGATCGCTCGGCTCAAGCTGCGCTGCAAGACTGCTCTCAGGTCCGCCGGCAAATGCGTTGCTTGCTCGAGCCGCGCCGACATCAACGCCAATAGCGCGTGTTGCGCACCATCCTTGCGCACCGCACGCTGGATGGCATCGAGCGCATTGATGTTGCTGGTCCCCTCCCACAACACCCCAATGTGGGCGTCACGCACCAGACGCGCATTGACGAAGTCCTCGATATAGCCGTTGCCGCCTCGTACCTCCATCGCACCCGTAGCAACTTCGATGTTATCGCGGCAGGTCCGCAGCTTGAGCAGCGGCGTAAGGAGGCGAAGCGCCAGCGCCGCGGTCTTGTCGCCCTTGCCAGCCCGGGCCATGATGTCCGCAGTAGCCATGACCATCGATAGTGCGGCTTCGGTCGGCACCATGACTTTGAGTAATTGCCGGCGCAGCAACGCATGGCCGACGACTTCGCGGCCGAAGGCGCGGCGGTGTCTTGCCGCGACAAGGGCTTCATTCAGGCAGCGACGCATCATGGCGGCCGCGCGCACCGCGTGCGACAGCCTGGACAGGTTGACCTGCTCCATCATCTGCTTCAGCCCTTGCGTCGGATCACCCACCAGGTAGGCCACGGCCCCATCAAGGCGTATCTCGCCGCTAGCCATCGAGCGTGTGCCCAGCTTGTCCTTGAGCCGCACGATGCGATAGGCGTTACGGCTGCCATCATCGAGGGTACGGGGCAGCGCGAACAGCGCCAGACCGCGCGTGCCATCCACCGCCCCCTCGGGACGAGCCAGCAGAAGCGCGATATCGGCATCGGTATGCGAGCAGAACCATTTTTCTCCGTACAGGCGCCACTCGCCATCCTCCTCGCGCGCTACGGTCTCGATGGCGCCAACATCCGATCCGCCGGCCTTCTCGGTCATGAATTGCGTGCCCTTCCACATGGTGCCCGGGTCCGACGAGAGCAGGCGCGGCAGCAGCTTTTCCTGCAGCGCGGCGCTGCCGTACTTGCGAATCAGGTGGATCGATGTATCGGACACGCTGATCGGGCACATTTGTCCGAACTCTGCCTGTACGAACAAGTACTGGAATGCATACTTGGCCGCCGCCGGCAGTGGCTCTTTCCATCCCAGCACACCGCCACGATGGCTCATCGCATGGAACTGGAAGTCACCGAAGGCAATATGCTCCATCTCCTGATAGGCGGGGTGATACTCGATCCAGTCAGCATCTTCGCCCCAGCGAGTGCGTACGTGCAGCACCGGTGCGTGCTTGTCCGCAACGATGGCAAGCGTGTTCAGTCGACCGCCTGCCAGTTTGCCCATGCGTTCCAGGTGTGGCAGCAGGTGAGCGTGCGCGTCGGCCGGGAGATAGAGCCGCAGCATGTCCTGAAGACCCCGGTCAAGGGCAAGGAAGTCGAGCCCCGCGCAGTCTGGCGCGAGATGCTGCGAACTCTGGTGGGAGCGCGCTGGACGGGGGCTAACGTAATCGGCGTAGTCGGGTTCAAAGGACATATGGAAATCTCACTGGCACAGGTTGGATGCAATCCGCGCCCGGTCCCGGGCATACGGAAATCAGATGGCCCCGGCCTCGCGCAGGCGGGAAAGTTCGGCAGGTAGCAAGCCCAGACACTCCGTCAGAACGGTGTCAGTGTGCTCACCCAGGGCTGGCGGCGCCGCACTGTGTTCAAGCGGCGTGGCAGAGAAGCGCATCGGGCTCGCAATCGACGGGCAAATGCCGCCATCCGGTAGAGGCAGGTCCACGCGGATGCCGCGGTGCCGTACCTGCGGGTCCTCGAATGTCTGGCTGAAGTCGTTGACAGGGCCGCATGGCACGCCGGCAGCCTTGAGTCGGGCAAGCCATGATGCGGTGGAATCGGTACGCATCACATCCACCAGCATGGGCAGGAGCACCTCGCGGTTGACAATGCGTCCGGTCACCTTGGCAAAACGTGTGTCGATGGCCAACTCCGGCTTGCCGACTGCGCGGCAATAGGCGGCAAACTGACTATCGTTGCCCACGGCGACAATGAGCTTGCCATCCAGACTATCGAAGACCTGATAGGGGACGGCGTTGGCATGTGCGTTGCCCTGCCGTTTCGGAAGCTTGCCTGAGACGAGGTAGCTGACGGCCTGATTGCTGTTGAAGGCGAGCATGCAATCGAGCAGTGCCATATCGATATGCTGGCCCTGGCCGCTACGCTCACGCCATGTGAGGGCGGCGGCTATGGCCAGGCTGGCATACATCCCAGTTGTAATGTCGGCCACCGCGATACCGACCTTCTGCGGACCGCCGCCAGGCAGGTCGTCGCGCTCCCCGGTAATGCTCATCAGGCCACCCATGCCCTGGAAGACGAAGTCGTAGCCTGGAAGATGCCGGTATGGCCCAGTCTGTCCGAAGCCAGTAACGGAGCAGTACACCAGACCTGGATTGGCCTCTCGTAGGTCGTCATAGCCCAGCCCGTAGCGCGCGAGCGTACCGACCTTGTAGTTCTCGACCAGCACGTCGGCGCTCGCCGCAAGGCGACGGATGATCGCTTGGCCGTCAGCACTTGCAAGGTTCACGGTAATCGACTTCTTGCCGCGGTTGGCTGAGGCGTAGTAGCTGGAGTCGCGGCGTTCGGACTCTTCCGCGGCCGGCAGCCATGGTGGTCCCCATCCGCGCGTCTCGTCGCCGACTTCTGGTCGTTCCACCTTGATAACTTCCGCACCCAGGTCGGCGAGATTCTGCGTACACCAGGGCCCGGCCAGCACACGCGTCAAGTCCAGTACTCGAATATGGGAAAGTGGCTTGATCATGGTTGTACGTTGCGTTCAGTCGGCATGTATGCGGGCGTCAGCGATGACCTTTCCGTAGCGGGCGGTCTCGTCACGCAGGTACGCGGCGAAGGAGCCTCCGTAGTAACCGGCGGGCTCCGCGCCATTCTTCAGCAGCGTTTCCAGAACCGCCGGATCGGTCAGGGCATGCTCGACCTCACTTGCAAGCTTTTTCACGATCGGCGTGGGCGTGCCCGCGGGGGCCATCAAGCCGACCCAGGCCGCCATTTCCATCCCGGGATACCCTAGCTCAGCCGTCGTGGGCACATCGGGAAGCACGGCCGAGCGCTTGCTACTCATGACCGCCAATGCGCGCAGCTTGCCGCTAGAAATCTGTGGCAGACCAGTGAACGCTGGCTCGAACGTCATGTTGACCTCGCCGGCTATCACTGCCGCCTTGGCGGGCGCGCTGCCCTTGTATGGCACATGCAGGAGTTCGGCTCCTGCGCGTGCGGCCAGCATTTCACCAGCCAAGTGCGCCGTGGAACCATTGCCGTATGAGGCATAGCTCAGTCCGCCATGCCGGGCCTTTGCGAGCTGCATCAGCTCGCTCAATGTCTTCGCCGGCACGAGGGGGTTGACCACAATCACGCTCGGCGCGGAGGCCACCAGCGCGATTGGCGTGAAGCTCTTGCCCGCGTCGTAGCGGAGCTTTGGATACAGCCATGGGTTGATGGTGAGCGTGGTATTGGTGGCTGCCAGCAGCGTATAGCCGTCCGGTTTCGCTCCGGCCACGACTTCCGCGCCGACGATGGTTGCGGCACCGGGACGGTTATCGATGACAACGGGCTGCCCGAGATGCTCGCCGAGCTTCTGGCCAATAACGCGAGCGACGATGTCCGTCATGCCGCCCGCGGCATATGGAACCACGATCCTGATTGGCTGGCTGGGGAATTCTTGCGCGCCAGCATTTGCAACGCAGAACAGAAGGCTCGCGGCAATGCTATGGGCGAGCGCGGCCCGACGGGGCAGGTTCATCAATGGGTCTCCTCGTTCTCGTTATGGCGCTGTGGCCTGACAGACTCGCCGACGCGCTTGTGGCCATTCTTGGCTCCGAGGTCACCAGTGTCCAATACAATTATTGGGCTCATTCATACACGGCTTGAATCAATCCCCGAGGCTTCCATGGATCTCAGGCAACTACGCTATTTCGTCGCGCTGGCAGAGGAGTTGCATTTCGGGCGTGCGGCAGCCCGACTGGCCATTACCCAGCCCCCGCTGAGTTTCAATATTGCGAAACTGGAGGCATCACTAGGGGTGCAATTGCTGCAACGCACTACCCGAGAGGTAGCGCTGACTGCGGCGGGCAAAGAGATCTACAAGGAGGCGCTGAAGATCCTGGCGCTAACGGCGAATGCACGTGAACTGGCCGGGCGCGCAGCGCGTGGCGAGATTGGTGCAGTACATGTGGGTTTCGTTGGGTCCGCGGTCCTCACCCCATTGGGGGAGCGCATCCGAGCCTTCGGAGCCATTCACCCGGACGTAGATGTCGTGCTGCACGAGCTGAATAGCTTCGAGCAGATCGACGCGCTGCAGGCCAGGCATATTGACATCGGCATTATTCATCCGCGCGTGATCCCTAACGGGATTGCCTCCCACTCCCTGCACGGCGAGCACTTCATTTGCCTGCTGCCCGCGGATCATCCGCTGGCGCGCGACAGGACCATTGATGTCCGCGAGCTGCGACACGACGACTTCGTCCTGTTTCCGCGACATTTCTCGCCAGAGTTCCATGACCAGATTGTTGCGCTGTGCGCGAGTGTCGGATTTACACCAAATATCCGCCACCAAGTCCGTCATATGCTGACCATTGCCACGCTGGTCGCGAAGCGCTTTGGTGTGTCGATTGTGCCGCGGTCGGTAGATGTGGTTACTTTGCCTAATCTGGCGTGCCGCCCCTTGGGAAAGCAAGCGACTCCGTCGGAACTGGTCGGGATCTGGCGCGACGACGAGCAAGGATCAGCCGTGCTTTCGATGTTGCATGCACTTGGCGCGCCAGTACAACAACGCGAGCTTGCAAACTCGCCGCGTCTCGCCTGACGGATACCTGCTCAGCCGCGGGGCGGCTTTGCCCGTCGGGTGGGCGCAGACGGCCTGACCAAAAGGCCGTTCAGAATGAGTTCGTAGAATTCGCTGAAGGCATCGCCGATCTTCATGCCCGTCTGCTGCAAGAACTGCTGGTTGCGCAGACGGTGTGCCGCGCCCAGGATGGCTTCGGAAACCAGGCGCGGATTGTGCGGGGCCATCAGCCCCTGCCTCACACCTTCCTCGATCATGCTTTCCAGTCCGCGCACGCGCGCGAGCTGGTAGTCATCGAACACCTTGCGGCCGGTCTCGATGGCGTCCAGGTCGGTAAGGGCTGCCTTGCTCAGTCCCGTGGCATTCAGCGTGGCATGCATGTAGGCCGAGATGGCGCGCGCTGCGTCGGGAGCGCGCCTGGCTGCCGCGTAGCCTTTTTCCAGATTGGCTTCCAGCACGTTGCGGCAGACGTGAACAAACAGCTCTTCCTTGGTTTCAGCGATTTCGTACAAGCGCCGGCGCGAGCATCGCATGCGCTGAGCCATCTCGCCGATGGTCAGCGACGAGACACCCGTGGTGATCAGCAGGTGCGTCAATTCCTCGAGGAAGGCTTCGTCGGTACGTCGTGTTGCCATGGGATGTGAGGCGTGCCGGGCGCAGAAGGCGAGCAGGGCGTGAGTCAGGAAGCCAGTATCTTAGTGGATTCCACGTGAATGTCGGGAGGGTACGCCTGCGTGGGGCGGGCGCACGACTCCGAGAGATCGCGATTCGCCGTGCCGAAGCAGGCTGACATGAGAAGGCACCTTGCAGGAGATAGCACCGCTCTCACTGCGCCGCCCGTCGCCCCCCCACGGCCTTGTCCATCACCTCGGCCTGCAACGCTTCACTTGGATTGGTGAATGTTTGCCGCCGCAGCGTCTCAAGCTGCTGCGCGCGGTCCTGTTCCGACAAACCGGCGAACGACACGATCTGCGAGCGCTGGGCTGCGTAATCGTCGTAGCGCTGCTTCCAGGCCTGCTCGGCCTGCGCCTGCTGCTGATAGCGCTGGGCGACCTCGGGACCGTATGCCTGAGCCAGGGATGCACCGATATCCTGAGGGCTACGTCCTGCCGTCTGCATACTGGCGATCGTCTTGCTAATCGCCTGCGGCCTTGCTTCGGCTTCGCGCGCGGCACGCACGGATTCGGGCAGCGTGGCGTCCAGTGTGGACAGGCGGCGCTGTCGTTCGGCGTCGTCGAGTCCAGGCTGGGTGGCTATCTCCAGGCGCGCGAGCATGGCGTCGTCGTAGGTTTGCTCGTCGTCGAACCAGATGGCCGCGACGTCTGGCAAGTGGCGCGCTCGCGCGGCGTTGCGGTCGGCTATCAATGCGCGCAGGCGTTGCACCTGACTGGTGTCCGGCGCGCCAATCACACTGGTCATCGGTCCATCGGTGGCTTTGGGCTGCATCTCGGACAGGTATGCCCGGTAGCGTTGCCACAGTCGCCACGCCTGGTCCTCGGCCGGTTGCGGCACATGTTTGCGGATGTCGTCGCGCACCAACTGGTCCAATGCCGCGGCGTCACCCGCATCATGGCTGGCGCTCAGGAAGTAGTCGAAGTAGGTGCGCAGCGCGCGCGTCAGGCGCAGATTGCCTTGCGCGTCGGCTTCCGGGCCGGGTGGAATATCGACGCCCGCCAACGACGGCATCTCGGTGATGTTTCGCGCGCGCATGCTGTCAGTGGGTGATGCCGATAGCTCCGGCCTTGCGTCCGTGCGGGACCGCGCCGGCAGTGGACCTTGCGCCGGTTCCGTGGGTGCCGTTGCCCAATAGACGGCGGCACCCACGAGCCCGGCTACTACCAGGACCAGGGTGACCCCTGGCCTTCGCTCAGAGCTGATCATTGCGCAAGCGGTTGGCGTGATTCAGGATCACCGTGCGTGGGTCGACGTCCTGATACATACCGAGCATCTGATTGATCTCGTCGAGATGGTTCCAGTAGTAGTCGGTGGAAAGCACGCGTCCCCACTTGGCGCTGCACACCGACACCATCCCGTCGTTGGGGCCGGCGCCCTTCATGCCCATGACACCGGCAGCGGCGGCCATGGCCGCCGTGGATGGGTCAAGCAGGTTCGAGCGCAGCAGGTTGATCGGGCCGCCCCGGCCGGTCCAGGAGTAAGCGGCCTGGGTGTAGGTGACGAGCTTTCCGCTGGCATCGCGCCCCTGCCGTTGCTCGGCGACTGCTCCCGGGGTGTCGCAATCCGGGCCTAGCGCGGATTGCGAGCCAGGCGCCAGGGTGGCGTTGAGCCGCGCGTTCTGCTCGGTGGCGCCCTGGCTGGTCAGGGTGCGCGCAGAGGCAATCGCATCCTGGTTCAGCGCCTGTCCATTGAACAGGCCATTGAACCAGCCCAGGAGATTCGTTACGCCCTGAATCACGTTGACCAGCGCCGGCCCCGCAAGTGGAATGCTGCTGATGCCGTTGATGACGTCCAGCACGACGTCGGCGAGCTGGCTGCCGCGGTGCGGGCTACCGATAGTCGTCACCGATGCCACATCCTGCGGCGACATTGCAGCCAGCATCCGCGAGGTGGGCCCGCCCTGGCTGTGTCCGATCAGATTGACCTTGTCGGCGCCGGTTTCCAGCTTGACCGCGCGTACATAGGCCTGCAGTGCCAGCGCGCGTTCTTCATCGCTGTTGAACGACGGCACCGTGGACACGTAGACCGTGGCGCCATTGGCCCGCAGCACTTCGGGAATGCCGTACCAGTAGTCGATCACGCCGCCCATCTTTGCCGCGCCGGTCAGACCATGCACCAGCACGATCGGATAGCGTGTCTTTGCATAGTCGCTGCTGGCCGTGGCACTGGCTGGCCAGGCCATGGCGATGGCTGCGGCGATGGCCGCCGCAGTTCCCGCCGCAGTCCTCGCGATGGCGCTTGTGGACCTGCGTGTCCCTGCCTTCAGCGTGACGGTGTCCTGATGCGCGCAAGCCCGGCCGGGCCCACGACGATTGCCGTGTTCCATCTAGTCTCCTCGGTGGTGGAATCATTTTTTGTTTGAAACAGTAAAGACACCTGACTTTGCGAGCACAATCAAAACCTTAGGCGGTTTCCTCCAAACACACGCGCATGTCGGGGTTATCCCTTGGAAGGGCTCCGCACTATCGGTAGCGGCCACGGGCGCCGGCCCGCTATCGCATCCTCAAAGCCCACCTTCAACAAATGCAAATTGCCGGCCCAGCGGGTCTGCCGCAAAGTCTCCCCCAACTCACCGCACGACAAACTCGCGATAAAGCCGGTGAGCAATGGAAGTCCTGATGCAGAAAACAGGTGGAGACAATGCTACGAATTTTTCTTGCCGCGGTAATGCTTGTGCTTGCGAACGGCTCGGCACTTGCCGATGCCTACCCATCCCGTCCCGTCAGATTGCTGGTTGGGTATGCGCCGGGTGGGCCGGTCGATACCGCCGCGCGCATCTATGCGGACTACCTCGGGCGTGTGCTCAAGCAGCCGGTAATCGTCGATAACCGGGCGGGTGCCAGCGGCGCCATCGCGGCCGGCATGACGGTCAGCGCCAAGCCTGACGGCTACACGCTCTATTTCGTGGCCAGCCCGACGATGACGATGACGCCGCTGATCCAGAGGTCCGTCAGCTTCAAGCCGGCACAGGATTTCAGCTATGTCGGCCTGATCACCGACTACACCAACGTGCTGCTGATCAACAAGGATTTCCCGGCCAGGAACGTGGACGAACTGGTCTCGTACGCGCGCAAGCATCCCGGTGAAGTGAGCTTCGGTTCGGCGGGCGTGGGTGCGTCGAACCATCTGTCGGCGGAACTGCTTGCGCAGATGACAGGAGTGAAGATGCTGCACGTGCCATACAAGGGCAATGCGCCGGCTATGGCCGACGTCATCAGCGGCAAGGTGACCTTCATGTTCGATATCACCGGAACGGCTATCGGCCATATCCGGGGCGGCAAGGTACGTGCGCTGGCCGTGACGTCGAAGACGCGCAACCCCGCGCTGCCCAATGTGCCGACACTGGTCGAATCCGGCCTCAAGCAGTACGACCTGACGGGCTGGTACGCGCTGGTTGGTCCTCCGGGGCTACCTGCCGATGTGACGGATCGACTCGTGAAGGCGCAGCAGGCCGTGGTGCAGGATGCGGCCTACCGGGAGCGGATGGTCGATGGCGGCTATGACCTGAACGTCTCCGGCCCGGCCGCGCTGCAAGAGCGTATCAAGAAGGAACTCGCGCTCTGGGGCAACGTGGTCAAGACTGCGAATATCGAGGTCGAGTAAAAGGTATAAGCGAGGTATAAGCGGTCGAAGAATGGAGGTCGGGCAAGCCGGATCACCCGGCGGTTTCGCGCGGGCGAAGTACTGCTTTTCGAACGGCGAATTGCGCTGGCACATTGCTGACCCTAGACTTCGACATGTGACCCGACCGCGCCCTGATCGGGCCCGGTCGGGCCGTGTTCCACTCTCCATGAGGATTTGAGCCAGATGCCGCAGGAGCGACCGATCGCGCATCGGATCAGCGATATCCCCCGCCATTGGGCGACCCGTACCCCGCACAATGTGGCGGTGCGCGAGGGCGACCGTGTCGTCAGCTATGCGCAACTCTGGGAAGGCGTCGAACTGGCCCAGCGCTATCTCGAAGCGCAGGGTGTCGGCACGGGCGATCGTGTGCTGATCGTCGCGGAGAACAGCCTGGCCATGATCACGCTGATCTTCGCCTTGTCGGAACTCGGTGCGTGGCCGGTTGTGACGAATGCCAGGCTGACTGCGCGTGAGATCGAGGAGATCCGCGCGCATTGCACACCGCGGCTGATGCTCTTCACTCATGCCGCATCCCCCGATGCATTGCGGCATGGCTTGCGCTATCGCGCCCGCGAAATCTCGCCACCGGGTCTCGGCCCGCTGATGGCCGCCGACGCAGATGCCGGCAGCGAGCGCGAGCCTGCTGAACTGGCGCGCGACGTGGCCGCGCTGATCTACACGTCAGGCACTACCGGCCAACCCAAGGGCGTGATGGTCACGCATCGCGGGTTGCTGCACTACGCCCGCGTTACGGCGGAGATCCGACGGATGGGGCCGGAAGACTGCGCGTTCGCGATCATGCCGATGTCGCACATCTTCGGGCTGGCGACGTTGCTGCTCGCCACATTCCAGGCCGGTGGCAGCCTGTATCTGGTTGCGCGCTTCAACGTGGCCGATGCCTGCGCGGCGCTGCAACGCGACGAGATCTCGATCCTGCAGGGTGTGCCGGCGATGTTCAGTCGCATCCTGGCTTACCTGGGCAAGAGCGGCGTCACCACGCTGCATCCGAAGCGTCTGCGTTATCTCTATACCGGCGGTGGCCCGCTCGATCTCGCGCTCAAGCGCAACGTCGAGGCGATGTTCGGCCAGCCGCTGCATCACGGTTATGGCATGACCGAGTATGCGGGTTCGCTGTTCATCACGCGCACGGACCGGCCGCGCAGCGACAGCTCTGCCGGGGAAATCGTGGAAGGCGCGGAGTTGCGCGTGGTGGGGCCGGGTGGCGAACCAGTGCCCGAGGGCAGCCCCGGAGAGTTGTGGGTGAGAGGCCCGGGTGTCATGCGCGGCTACTATCGCGCACCCGAGCAGACGGCGGAGGCATTGCGTCCCGACGGCTGGCTCAATACGGGCGACATCGGACGCATCGATCAGGATGGCGCGTTGTTCATCGTGGGTAGAACGAGAGATCTGATCATCCGTTCGGGCTTCAGCGTTTATCCAATCGAAGTGGAGTCGGTCATCAACTCGCATCCGTCGGTCCGCTTGTCTGCCGTGGTCGGGAATCCGGCGGAAGACGGCGACGAGGAGATCATCGCGTTCGTCGAGATTCGCGAAGGCGAGACGTTCGACGAGAGGGATCTTCACGCGTACCTTGCCGAAAGGCTCTCGCCGTACAAGCGCCCGGCGCGCATCGTGCGCGTGTCGGCGGTGCCGACGACGGCCAGCGGCAAGCTGCACAAGCACCGCCTGCGGGGAATGATCGCGGAACTGGTCTAGCCGCGGTATGAGCGGCTCGGGGCATCGGCAATCGTCAGACCGGATTGCCGATGCCGTCCTCGACCAGCAGTTCCACCAGCTTGCGCGCGAAGACGGGTAGCGCGTCCAGGTCCGCCACGCAGATCTGCAACTTGCGCTCGGCCCACTCATCCTCGATCGGCACGATCTTCAGCGCCATGGTCTGGGAAAGTCGGCGGGCGGTGCTCTCCGGCAGCACGCCGATCCCCACGTTTGCCTCGATCATGCGCGCGGCGGTTTCGAAGTTGCTGACCTGGATGCGCCAGCGCAGGTTGCGCTGCAGGTCCGATGCAGCACGCTTCAGGAAGTTGTGGATGGCGCTTTCCTCGGGCAGGCCGATGAAATCCTGGTCGAGCGTTTCGACGAAGCGCACCCGCTTCTTCTGGGCAAACGGATGGCTGAGTGCAGTCGCCAGCACGAGTCTGTCGAGCCGATAGGGCATCACTTCCAGGCCTTCCATGTTCACGCCGCTGGCGGCGATGCCGATATCGACCATGCCTTCCTGCACGGCCCTGACGATGTCCGGACTGAGGCGCTCCCGGATGTCGACCGTTACGT
This genomic interval from Cupriavidus metallidurans CH34 contains the following:
- a CDS encoding Bug family tripartite tricarboxylate transporter substrate binding protein; translation: MGLTRKLLGACALTLAFAGTTVHAQDSYPSKPIRFIVPFAPGGVTDLTARTFAKYMGDALKQPLVTENKAGAGATIGANFVAHAAPDGYTMLLGTNVTHAINPRLIAATPYDPLKDFQTVAIFGLNGNVLLVSNSFPAKTFAEFLAYVKARPGRVNYASGSVGSSAHLAAELLKQDVKGLDYTHVPYGGPSEAMSALMGGHVDFLFANIGAAVTQIQSGKVRALAVTTAKRAPQLPDVPTVAESGVPGFEVVGWMAAFVPKGTPAPTIARLNQVINQAQKNPDLRKTLDAAALIPIVESPEQSSRFVREEYEKWGRVIQAANIPPQ
- a CDS encoding acyl-CoA dehydrogenase family protein, with translation MSFEPDYADYVSPRPARSHQSSQHLAPDCAGLDFLALDRGLQDMLRLYLPADAHAHLLPHLERMGKLAGGRLNTLAIVADKHAPVLHVRTRWGEDADWIEYHPAYQEMEHIAFGDFQFHAMSHRGGVLGWKEPLPAAAKYAFQYLFVQAEFGQMCPISVSDTSIHLIRKYGSAALQEKLLPRLLSSDPGTMWKGTQFMTEKAGGSDVGAIETVAREEDGEWRLYGEKWFCSHTDADIALLLARPEGAVDGTRGLALFALPRTLDDGSRNAYRIVRLKDKLGTRSMASGEIRLDGAVAYLVGDPTQGLKQMMEQVNLSRLSHAVRAAAMMRRCLNEALVAARHRRAFGREVVGHALLRRQLLKVMVPTEAALSMVMATADIMARAGKGDKTAALALRLLTPLLKLRTCRDNIEVATGAMEVRGGNGYIEDFVNARLVRDAHIGVLWEGTSNINALDAIQRAVRKDGAQHALLALMSARLEQATHLPADLRAVLQRSLSRAIALAETVAGDAALEAEVRRAASALYYATAATILAWEATQPGVDGRRLLLAHAVLEHYLLPRDPLGSPESKGESEADRLLLQGEPVSLEAAGVALTGR
- a CDS encoding CaiB/BaiF CoA transferase family protein gives rise to the protein MIKPLSHIRVLDLTRVLAGPWCTQNLADLGAEVIKVERPEVGDETRGWGPPWLPAAEESERRDSSYYASANRGKKSITVNLASADGQAIIRRLAASADVLVENYKVGTLARYGLGYDDLREANPGLVYCSVTGFGQTGPYRHLPGYDFVFQGMGGLMSITGERDDLPGGGPQKVGIAVADITTGMYASLAIAAALTWRERSGQGQHIDMALLDCMLAFNSNQAVSYLVSGKLPKRQGNAHANAVPYQVFDSLDGKLIVAVGNDSQFAAYCRAVGKPELAIDTRFAKVTGRIVNREVLLPMLVDVMRTDSTASWLARLKAAGVPCGPVNDFSQTFEDPQVRHRGIRVDLPLPDGGICPSIASPMRFSATPLEHSAAPPALGEHTDTVLTECLGLLPAELSRLREAGAI
- a CDS encoding Bug family tripartite tricarboxylate transporter substrate binding protein, which gives rise to MNLPRRAALAHSIAASLLFCVANAGAQEFPSQPIRIVVPYAAGGMTDIVARVIGQKLGEHLGQPVVIDNRPGAATIVGAEVVAGAKPDGYTLLAATNTTLTINPWLYPKLRYDAGKSFTPIALVASAPSVIVVNPLVPAKTLSELMQLAKARHGGLSYASYGNGSTAHLAGEMLAARAGAELLHVPYKGSAPAKAAVIAGEVNMTFEPAFTGLPQISSGKLRALAVMSSKRSAVLPDVPTTAELGYPGMEMAAWVGLMAPAGTPTPIVKKLASEVEHALTDPAVLETLLKNGAEPAGYYGGSFAAYLRDETARYGKVIADARIHAD
- a CDS encoding LysR substrate-binding domain-containing protein, with amino-acid sequence MDLRQLRYFVALAEELHFGRAAARLAITQPPLSFNIAKLEASLGVQLLQRTTREVALTAAGKEIYKEALKILALTANARELAGRAARGEIGAVHVGFVGSAVLTPLGERIRAFGAIHPDVDVVLHELNSFEQIDALQARHIDIGIIHPRVIPNGIASHSLHGEHFICLLPADHPLARDRTIDVRELRHDDFVLFPRHFSPEFHDQIVALCASVGFTPNIRHQVRHMLTIATLVAKRFGVSIVPRSVDVVTLPNLACRPLGKQATPSELVGIWRDDEQGSAVLSMLHALGAPVQQRELANSPRLA
- a CDS encoding TetR/AcrR family transcriptional regulator, producing the protein MATRRTDEAFLEELTHLLITTGVSSLTIGEMAQRMRCSRRRLYEIAETKEELFVHVCRNVLEANLEKGYAAARRAPDAARAISAYMHATLNATGLSKAALTDLDAIETGRKVFDDYQLARVRGLESMIEEGVRQGLMAPHNPRLVSEAILGAAHRLRNQQFLQQTGMKIGDAFSEFYELILNGLLVRPSAPTRRAKPPRG
- a CDS encoding lipase secretion chaperone is translated as MISSERRPGVTLVLVVAGLVGAAVYWATAPTEPAQGPLPARSRTDARPELSASPTDSMRARNITEMPSLAGVDIPPGPEADAQGNLRLTRALRTYFDYFLSASHDAGDAAALDQLVRDDIRKHVPQPAEDQAWRLWQRYRAYLSEMQPKATDGPMTSVIGAPDTSQVQRLRALIADRNAARARHLPDVAAIWFDDEQTYDDAMLARLEIATQPGLDDAERQRRLSTLDATLPESVRAAREAEARPQAISKTIASMQTAGRSPQDIGASLAQAYGPEVAQRYQQQAQAEQAWKQRYDDYAAQRSQIVSFAGLSEQDRAQQLETLRRQTFTNPSEALQAEVMDKAVGGRRAAQ
- a CDS encoding esterase/lipase family protein; amino-acid sequence: MEHGNRRGPGRACAHQDTVTLKAGTRRSTSAIARTAAGTAAAIAAAIAMAWPASATASSDYAKTRYPIVLVHGLTGAAKMGGVIDYWYGIPEVLRANGATVYVSTVPSFNSDEERALALQAYVRAVKLETGADKVNLIGHSQGGPTSRMLAAMSPQDVASVTTIGSPHRGSQLADVVLDVINGISSIPLAGPALVNVIQGVTNLLGWFNGLFNGQALNQDAIASARTLTSQGATEQNARLNATLAPGSQSALGPDCDTPGAVAEQRQGRDASGKLVTYTQAAYSWTGRGGPINLLRSNLLDPSTAAMAAAAGVMGMKGAGPNDGMVSVCSAKWGRVLSTDYYWNHLDEINQMLGMYQDVDPRTVILNHANRLRNDQL